The following are encoded in a window of Sinorhizobium sojae CCBAU 05684 genomic DNA:
- a CDS encoding phage adaptor protein, which translates to MTISDYASLLVDAGAYAGREDIAHLFPRFVSLAEQKLNRTLRVADMEKAATLALTEGEGTLPTDFLEARQVLAPGKRVLRARPLAELTVLATSGGAPVGYAIVGDRIRVRPRGAAEMEITYYARIPALTAADPSNWLIDKAPDVYLYGLVEEIAIWERDAAKAGAAETLKRQAIAGLGLADERLRWGNAEIVIGGLTP; encoded by the coding sequence ATGACGATATCGGACTATGCATCCCTGCTGGTCGATGCCGGCGCCTATGCCGGCCGCGAAGACATTGCCCATCTCTTCCCGCGCTTCGTTTCACTGGCGGAACAAAAGCTCAATCGCACATTGCGCGTGGCCGACATGGAGAAGGCGGCGACGCTGGCGCTGACGGAAGGCGAGGGCACCTTGCCCACGGACTTCCTGGAGGCGCGGCAGGTGCTTGCGCCGGGCAAGCGTGTGCTGCGGGCGAGACCGCTGGCTGAACTGACGGTGCTTGCAACATCGGGTGGCGCGCCGGTCGGGTATGCGATTGTCGGCGACCGAATCCGGGTGCGGCCGAGGGGGGCTGCTGAAATGGAGATCACCTATTACGCCAGGATACCGGCTTTGACGGCGGCCGATCCGAGCAATTGGCTGATCGACAAGGCGCCCGACGTCTATCTCTACGGGCTGGTCGAGGAGATCGCCATCTGGGAACGGGACGCCGCGAAGGCGGGCGCGGCGGAGACGCTGAAGCGACAAGCGATAGCGGGATTAGGGCTTGCCGACGAGCGCCTGCGCTGGGGCAATGCAGAAATCGTCATCGGAGGGCTGACGCCATGA
- a CDS encoding DUF5309 domain-containing protein: MAVLTNTFQTTQAVGNREELSDVVSRITPEDTPIYSLIEKGKCATVHPEWETDELAAPGANVREEGEEYAFGAITPPKRLGNYTQIMRKDWIISATQEVVSEAGNVQKRKYQKLKKGVEIRKDVEYAIVDTNASVAGATREFGSLPTWIETNVSRAPGGINGGFDPGTGLTVEPTDGPQRAFTKTILDDVMQQGYQNGANFRHVSVSPYVKSVFVTFMSDGNVAPFRYAVSQGGERNTIVATADYYEGPFGTVMIHPNRVQAVSAGLARNAFFIDTDMLSFLWLRNIQEDRDIAKTGDADKGVIIGEGTLKVHNEKGLGIAADLFGLSAAS, from the coding sequence ATGGCAGTTCTCACGAATACATTTCAGACAACGCAAGCTGTCGGCAATCGCGAGGAGCTTTCGGACGTAGTGTCGCGCATCACGCCGGAGGACACCCCGATCTATTCGCTGATCGAGAAGGGCAAGTGCGCAACGGTACACCCGGAGTGGGAGACGGACGAACTCGCCGCACCGGGCGCCAATGTCCGAGAGGAGGGCGAGGAATATGCCTTTGGCGCGATAACCCCGCCAAAGCGGCTTGGCAACTATACGCAGATCATGCGCAAGGACTGGATCATCTCGGCGACGCAGGAAGTCGTTTCCGAGGCCGGCAACGTGCAGAAGCGGAAGTATCAGAAGTTGAAAAAGGGCGTCGAGATCCGCAAGGACGTCGAATATGCAATCGTCGATACTAACGCGTCCGTGGCCGGCGCAACGCGCGAGTTCGGCTCGTTGCCGACTTGGATCGAAACCAATGTCTCGCGCGCTCCCGGCGGCATCAACGGCGGCTTCGATCCGGGCACCGGCCTGACGGTGGAACCGACCGACGGGCCCCAACGGGCATTCACAAAGACCATCCTGGACGATGTGATGCAGCAGGGTTACCAAAACGGCGCGAATTTCCGGCATGTCTCGGTTTCGCCCTATGTCAAATCCGTCTTCGTCACCTTCATGTCCGACGGCAATGTCGCGCCCTTCCGATACGCGGTCTCACAGGGCGGAGAACGAAACACGATCGTCGCGACGGCGGACTATTATGAAGGGCCGTTCGGCACGGTGATGATCCACCCGAACCGGGTGCAAGCGGTCAGCGCCGGGCTCGCCCGCAATGCCTTCTTCATAGACACAGACATGCTGTCCTTCCTTTGGCTGCGCAATATTCAGGAAGACCGCGATATCGCTAAAACGGGAGACGCGGATAAAGGAGTCATCATCGGTGAAGGTACGCTGAAGGTGCACAATGAGAAGGGGCTTGGCATTGCGGCGGACCTCTTCGGGCTTAGCGCCGCCAGCTAG
- a CDS encoding RNA-directed DNA polymerase — MASSRTRLIRLLDKGFYPVELPPPFKTRNFSNVKDSLRPPNNYFGSTTFFDGATFRGPLRTFGVINPASYLLLSRFIAEHWSDISGVFDLSRCSGTRPTFPPLGAEGRAIETASLASKRKSQRHLASVYPVILGLDINRFYGSIYTHSVPWSVLGKQEAKKRHRNRTLQGHWSDTLDKLVRNCNQQQTVGIPIGPDTSRIISELILSRIDAELTSVGSGLASPQIYHNIDDYQIGCMALGESENAQSRFVRTISRYELRLNDFKTSVDHGLSFAPSNFQRHFDCLDQQRDRNFVEHFFEILYAQVPLHPNTNVLGYAIKRFARNLARNKERGLVREYLQRLVFAVPHQARWILPLLLGIYRAEGLNAEVRRIIGWGIETCVRRNDVGSLLWFLYAAIFLDMRLAGALCNLCIGMSNELVDLVLYHGRSAGLFSFNLSEMRSRYRSNDFGSSAWLPIYEVGRRGWDASPSFSKFGTADDPNDLYQHLSNHGVEFYITDQDHFEVSAFDGWRLAQAYFESEEYDSEFQGDMELNVRYLGHGQWDNYE; from the coding sequence ATGGCTTCATCACGGACCCGATTAATCCGATTGTTAGATAAAGGTTTCTATCCTGTCGAACTCCCTCCGCCGTTTAAGACGCGAAATTTCTCCAATGTTAAAGATAGCCTGAGACCGCCAAACAACTATTTTGGCAGCACAACATTCTTTGATGGCGCCACATTTCGCGGCCCGTTGCGAACATTCGGTGTAATTAACCCAGCCAGTTATTTGTTACTTAGCCGCTTCATTGCGGAACATTGGAGCGATATTTCCGGCGTATTTGATCTCAGCAGGTGTTCAGGCACCCGCCCAACGTTTCCGCCCCTAGGCGCAGAAGGGCGAGCAATTGAGACTGCCTCACTGGCAAGCAAACGAAAGAGCCAACGGCATTTGGCAAGTGTCTACCCGGTTATTCTCGGCCTCGATATCAACAGGTTTTATGGCTCAATCTACACACACTCGGTACCTTGGTCCGTACTCGGAAAGCAGGAAGCCAAGAAGAGACACCGAAATAGAACACTGCAAGGACACTGGAGCGACACGCTGGACAAACTGGTTCGCAATTGCAATCAGCAGCAGACTGTCGGCATACCGATCGGACCGGACACTTCGCGGATTATTTCAGAACTGATATTGTCGCGTATCGACGCGGAACTCACCTCTGTTGGCTCGGGCTTAGCGTCTCCGCAGATCTACCACAACATTGATGACTACCAGATTGGGTGTATGGCGCTTGGGGAATCTGAAAATGCGCAGAGCCGCTTTGTTAGGACGATAAGTCGCTATGAGCTTCGTCTGAATGACTTCAAGACATCAGTAGACCACGGTCTATCGTTCGCCCCATCCAATTTCCAAAGACATTTCGATTGCCTCGACCAACAACGGGACCGCAACTTCGTAGAACATTTCTTTGAGATACTCTATGCACAGGTCCCACTACATCCAAATACCAACGTCTTGGGTTACGCAATCAAACGCTTCGCCCGAAATCTGGCTCGAAACAAAGAGCGCGGCCTAGTTCGCGAATATCTCCAGAGGCTGGTTTTCGCTGTACCGCACCAAGCAAGATGGATTTTACCCCTCTTGCTAGGCATTTACAGGGCCGAAGGCCTGAATGCTGAAGTACGGCGCATTATTGGATGGGGCATAGAGACATGCGTTCGGCGCAACGATGTTGGTAGCCTCTTATGGTTTCTATATGCAGCGATATTTTTGGATATGCGCCTCGCTGGAGCGCTTTGCAATTTATGCATCGGCATGTCCAATGAACTGGTTGATTTGGTGCTATACCACGGCCGGAGTGCAGGTCTCTTCTCGTTTAACTTGAGCGAAATGCGGAGTAGATACCGAAGTAACGATTTTGGATCGTCGGCTTGGCTACCGATTTACGAAGTGGGGCGTCGCGGATGGGACGCCTCTCCGTCATTCTCGAAGTTTGGCACTGCAGACGACCCCAATGATCTGTATCAGCATCTCAGCAATCACGGAGTTGAGTTTTACATCACCGATCAAGACCACTTTGAAGTCAGTGCTTTTGACGGGTGGCGCCTGGCACAAGCGTACTTTGAGAGCGAGGAGTACGACTCTGAGTTTCAAGGCGATATGGAACTCAATGTCCGGTACCTCGGCCACGGCCAGTGGGACAATTACGAGTAA
- a CDS encoding GNAT family N-acetyltransferase, with protein sequence MRVNILWGGTGNRATNEAIGSFVASRIGGCERGFADFTTLGVLEQGRLIGGVVYHNYVPEAGVIELSAASTSRRWLTRPVLKAMFGYPFDEIGCQLAVLRVSEENGGMADIARRFGFTSHRIPRLRGRGEAEIIFTLTDDDWRAHAVNRAVSIK encoded by the coding sequence GTGCGGGTCAACATCCTCTGGGGCGGGACGGGCAACCGCGCGACAAACGAGGCGATCGGCTCCTTCGTCGCCAGCCGGATCGGCGGCTGCGAAAGGGGCTTTGCCGACTTCACGACGCTCGGCGTCCTGGAGCAAGGCCGGCTCATTGGGGGCGTCGTCTACCACAATTACGTGCCAGAGGCGGGGGTGATCGAGCTTTCCGCGGCCTCTACCAGCAGGCGCTGGCTGACGCGGCCGGTGCTCAAAGCCATGTTCGGCTATCCCTTCGACGAGATCGGCTGCCAACTGGCGGTGCTGCGCGTCTCGGAGGAGAACGGCGGCATGGCCGATATCGCCCGGCGCTTCGGGTTCACAAGCCATCGCATCCCCCGCCTGCGCGGACGAGGGGAGGCGGAAATCATCTTCACGCTGACGGACGATGACTGGCGGGCGCATGCCGTCAATCGTGCCGTCTCGATCAAATAG
- a CDS encoding tail fiber domain-containing protein codes for MGKSKAPTPPDPKATAAAQTSTNIGTAVANGYIGNVNQVTPDGSLTYKVTGTNKWTDPMSGKAYDLPTWTAVQELSPDQAAIKKQNDGANLNLATLANQQSSRLTDLLGKPVDLSGAPAAGDPSKLTLPQYQQFSGGPKLATAVGNGGSVTRSYDTDFDTSRYEEALMARLNPQLERDRAALETRLANQGLQPGSEAYDRAVDEANRTTNDARIAAVLNAGQEQSRLAGLARDKAGFENAAQAQAYGQALQNADFSNNALQQMHQNGQSATAANNALDDQSFNAQQALLSARNAARSNYLNEQYAMRNQPINEISALLSGAQVTNPNFVPTQGQSIQPVDYAGLVQQNYQNQVAAYNARQQAGAGLFQSLLGLLPKSDRRAKKNIEKVGRLKGHNLYEYRYRGEPAGGPKHIGVMAQEVEKARPDAVVRGPDGMRRVDYGRLFAAGKMPK; via the coding sequence ATGGGAAAATCGAAAGCCCCCACTCCTCCCGATCCGAAGGCGACGGCGGCGGCGCAGACCTCGACCAATATCGGGACGGCCGTTGCCAACGGCTATATCGGCAATGTCAACCAGGTCACGCCGGACGGCAGCCTCACCTACAAGGTGACGGGCACGAACAAGTGGACCGACCCGATGAGCGGCAAGGCCTATGACCTGCCGACCTGGACGGCGGTCCAGGAACTCTCGCCCGATCAGGCGGCGATCAAGAAGCAGAATGATGGCGCGAACCTCAATCTCGCGACGCTTGCAAACCAGCAGTCCTCCCGCCTGACGGACCTGCTCGGCAAGCCGGTGGACCTTTCCGGCGCACCGGCGGCGGGCGACCCTTCGAAGCTCACGCTGCCGCAGTACCAGCAATTTTCCGGCGGGCCGAAGCTTGCGACCGCTGTCGGCAATGGCGGCAGCGTAACGCGCAGCTACGACACGGATTTCGACACGAGCCGATACGAGGAGGCGCTGATGGCCCGCCTCAACCCGCAGCTCGAACGCGACCGGGCGGCGCTCGAGACGCGGCTTGCGAACCAGGGGCTGCAGCCGGGATCGGAAGCCTATGATCGCGCGGTCGACGAGGCGAACCGGACGACGAACGACGCGCGCATTGCGGCCGTGCTGAATGCCGGGCAGGAGCAGTCGCGGCTTGCCGGGCTTGCGCGAGACAAGGCGGGCTTCGAAAATGCGGCCCAGGCGCAGGCCTATGGCCAGGCGCTGCAGAATGCCGATTTCAGCAACAATGCGCTGCAGCAGATGCACCAGAACGGCCAATCGGCGACTGCGGCCAACAATGCGCTCGACGACCAGAGCTTCAATGCGCAGCAGGCGCTGCTCAGCGCCCGAAATGCGGCGCGCTCGAACTACCTGAACGAGCAATATGCGATGCGCAACCAGCCGATCAACGAGATCTCGGCGCTGCTTTCCGGCGCGCAGGTGACGAACCCGAATTTCGTGCCGACGCAGGGGCAATCGATCCAGCCGGTGGATTATGCGGGGCTGGTGCAGCAGAACTACCAGAACCAGGTGGCGGCCTATAATGCGCGGCAGCAGGCGGGCGCGGGCTTGTTTCAGTCTCTGCTCGGCCTCCTGCCGAAGTCCGACCGCCGCGCCAAGAAGAATATCGAGAAGGTCGGCCGGCTCAAGGGGCACAATCTCTATGAATACCGCTACAGGGGCGAGCCCGCCGGCGGGCCGAAGCATATCGGGGTGATGGCGCAGGAGGTGGAGAAAGCCCGCCCCGATGCGGTCGTCCGCGGGCCTGACGGCATGCGGCGGGTGGATTATGGGCGGCTTTTTGCGGCGGGCAAGATGCCAAAGTAG
- a CDS encoding glycosyltransferase family 2 protein, with protein sequence MQYPFRKDFSFPRRSLGQIARTYFDNWRVSRRERRDRRVSTICPVRDVSNLAVSDLPLIFITRNEITILPAFLRHYRKLGVTRFICVDDGSSDGSREYLLQQKDVDVWTSPMRFAEARRGRIWREALIEQYGHNRWYVNVDSDEFLVYDQCPRETLPDLISVLEERNIWRLPAPMLDFYPSGANNQIPDEMPWKSVNNFDGQGYEVNFGKRGISIKGGPRKRLFGENNELIKYPVIYWDRACFFGSSIHQPLPYQRNFSPLWGALLHFKFFTNYRDKITEAVSDQQHYNSSQHYRAMKKEIDELGSIAFMHEGSIKFTDPMQLVDLGFIPSITFDLDDRRLTPMREWSPDPGRG encoded by the coding sequence ATGCAATATCCTTTTAGAAAAGATTTCTCGTTCCCACGCCGATCTTTAGGTCAAATTGCCAGAACATACTTTGATAACTGGCGCGTGTCTCGTCGGGAGCGCCGCGACAGAAGGGTATCGACAATTTGTCCAGTCCGGGATGTTTCGAACTTGGCAGTGTCAGATTTGCCACTCATATTTATTACTCGAAACGAAATCACGATCCTACCGGCCTTCCTCCGGCACTATCGCAAATTGGGCGTTACCCGCTTCATTTGCGTTGATGACGGATCGAGTGATGGATCTCGTGAGTATCTTCTTCAACAGAAGGACGTAGATGTCTGGACATCGCCGATGCGATTCGCGGAAGCAAGAAGAGGGCGTATTTGGCGGGAGGCTCTAATTGAGCAATATGGGCACAACCGCTGGTACGTGAACGTGGACTCAGACGAGTTCCTAGTCTACGATCAATGTCCCCGAGAAACACTCCCAGACCTCATTAGTGTGCTCGAAGAGCGCAATATTTGGCGGCTCCCGGCACCTATGCTGGACTTCTATCCATCCGGCGCAAACAATCAGATACCAGACGAGATGCCTTGGAAAAGTGTCAACAATTTCGATGGCCAAGGCTACGAGGTGAATTTTGGAAAACGCGGAATAAGCATCAAAGGCGGCCCGAGAAAGCGCCTTTTTGGTGAAAACAACGAACTCATCAAGTATCCGGTAATTTATTGGGATAGAGCGTGTTTCTTTGGAAGCAGCATTCACCAGCCGCTGCCATACCAGCGCAACTTCTCCCCCCTATGGGGTGCGCTGTTACATTTCAAATTCTTTACCAACTATCGAGACAAGATAACTGAAGCAGTCTCTGATCAGCAACATTACAATTCGTCGCAGCATTACCGCGCTATGAAGAAGGAGATTGACGAATTGGGCTCGATCGCTTTCATGCACGAAGGTTCAATAAAGTTCACCGATCCCATGCAGCTAGTCGATCTCGGCTTTATTCCGTCTATCACATTTGACCTAGATGACAGACGCCTGACTCCAATGAGAGAGTGGTCGCCAGACCCTGGTAGGGGATGA
- a CDS encoding acyltransferase, whose product MIDSFVKIKAAGGRGDLEVGNHCYLNSGCVLYTGNGIRIGNDVLVAANCTFAPVNHAFSDRNQPIRQQGFQASRGGILIEDDVWLGANCVILDGAIIRRGCVVAAGAIVRGELTSYTVYGGNPLRVLGERS is encoded by the coding sequence GTGATTGACAGCTTCGTGAAGATCAAGGCGGCAGGCGGCAGGGGCGATTTAGAGGTCGGCAATCATTGCTATCTCAACAGCGGGTGCGTGCTTTACACCGGAAATGGGATTCGTATCGGCAATGATGTTCTAGTAGCCGCCAACTGCACCTTCGCCCCAGTAAACCACGCCTTTTCGGATAGGAACCAGCCTATCCGCCAACAGGGCTTCCAGGCGAGCCGAGGCGGAATTCTAATCGAAGACGATGTGTGGCTTGGAGCAAATTGCGTCATTCTCGACGGTGCGATCATACGGCGCGGCTGCGTGGTCGCGGCCGGCGCGATCGTGCGCGGGGAGCTCACATCCTATACGGTCTATGGCGGAAATCCCTTGCGGGTGCTGGGGGAACGGTCGTGA
- a CDS encoding glycosyltransferase family 2 protein: MASRPKIAVVVPVYNGAKTLRSSLECIANQTFVDFKAIILENGSTDNTAEIAKAFCGTDSRFSLVTNEKHVSGPENLARGVRLGAAEGEYFCLRACDDHSSLDFLEKLVQALESDPTRMVATCATRLVGPNRSRIKRPDKSIFGFVDGYVRGSVPRNLTFPAEWIYNLYRSSAKEMLLSRWFELGNPWCFASYVVSEFVVRDLVIYVDGPTYDFTEGSGSEQRYGAKSFQERLSQRLKYTIGCYRLREKLPPVSLLTRLRFFRMCWNDARRKTRYKLFWIL; the protein is encoded by the coding sequence ATGGCCAGCAGACCGAAGATCGCCGTTGTTGTTCCCGTTTACAATGGCGCCAAGACTCTTCGAAGCAGCCTGGAGTGCATTGCAAATCAGACGTTTGTCGACTTCAAAGCCATCATTCTGGAAAATGGATCCACCGACAATACTGCGGAAATTGCAAAGGCCTTCTGTGGGACAGACAGCAGATTTTCATTGGTCACAAATGAAAAACACGTCAGCGGACCTGAAAATCTCGCAAGAGGCGTTCGTCTAGGTGCAGCAGAGGGTGAGTACTTCTGCCTTAGAGCTTGCGATGATCACTCCTCCCTAGATTTCCTTGAAAAGCTTGTTCAAGCTTTGGAAAGTGATCCAACCAGGATGGTTGCTACCTGCGCGACCAGATTGGTCGGCCCGAATAGGAGTAGAATTAAGCGTCCCGATAAGTCTATTTTTGGCTTCGTTGACGGCTATGTTCGGGGAAGCGTGCCAAGAAATCTTACATTTCCGGCTGAGTGGATCTACAATCTGTACCGGTCGAGCGCTAAGGAAATGCTTTTGTCCCGGTGGTTCGAGCTAGGGAATCCCTGGTGCTTTGCGTCCTACGTTGTATCGGAATTTGTGGTACGAGATTTGGTGATCTACGTAGACGGACCGACATACGATTTTACTGAAGGCTCTGGTTCTGAACAGCGATACGGGGCCAAAAGCTTTCAGGAGCGGTTGAGCCAGCGGCTCAAGTATACGATCGGCTGTTACCGCCTCAGAGAAAAGTTACCCCCCGTTTCATTACTCACAAGACTAAGATTCTTCCGCATGTGCTGGAATGATGCTCGTCGAAAGACCCGATATAAATTGTTTTGGATTCTGTAA
- a CDS encoding NAD-dependent epimerase/dehydratase family protein, whose product MKYTVFGASGLIGGHLVRRLRELGHDVLAAPRDFAAMPDADLGHVIYAIGLTADFRSRPFDTITAHVSLTADILRAAHFCSFLYLSSTRVYGNGTQTEENASLSARPADPSDLYNLSKLTGEAICLQSGRPDVRIARLSNVVGIDEASADTFIGALCREARTGRITLQTALDSRKDYIWIGDVVDLLARIASEGTQSIYNVASGRNITHAQWVEAICGRTGCSLTVAEHAPAVSFPPISIQRIQREFQFYPADVLGYLPDILADRLRTAEKTRIDE is encoded by the coding sequence GTGAAATACACCGTCTTTGGCGCATCCGGCCTGATAGGCGGCCATCTCGTTCGACGGCTCAGAGAGCTTGGTCACGACGTATTGGCCGCTCCTCGCGATTTTGCGGCAATGCCTGACGCGGATCTCGGACACGTCATTTATGCGATTGGGCTGACCGCAGATTTCCGCAGCCGTCCTTTTGATACCATCACCGCGCATGTCTCCCTCACCGCGGATATTCTGCGTGCGGCGCACTTTTGCTCATTCCTATATCTGTCCTCAACTCGAGTTTACGGCAACGGGACGCAGACGGAGGAGAATGCCTCTTTATCAGCGCGCCCGGCCGATCCTTCCGACCTCTACAACCTTTCCAAGTTGACGGGTGAAGCGATCTGTTTGCAATCGGGGCGTCCTGACGTGCGCATCGCCCGCCTTTCGAACGTCGTAGGAATTGATGAAGCAAGCGCGGATACTTTCATCGGCGCCCTATGCCGTGAGGCGCGAACTGGGCGTATTACTTTGCAAACGGCCTTAGATTCTCGAAAAGATTACATCTGGATCGGCGATGTTGTGGATCTACTCGCACGGATCGCAAGTGAGGGCACCCAGTCCATTTATAATGTGGCGAGCGGTAGAAATATCACGCATGCGCAGTGGGTAGAGGCAATTTGTGGCCGCACTGGTTGTTCTCTCACTGTCGCGGAGCACGCACCCGCGGTTTCATTCCCGCCAATATCAATTCAAAGGATTCAGCGGGAATTTCAGTTTTATCCAGCGGACGTGCTGGGCTATCTTCCCGATATTCTCGCCGACCGACTCCGAACTGCAGAGAAAACCCGCATAGACGAATAG
- a CDS encoding cephalosporin hydroxylase family protein, whose protein sequence is MDPAEQFRLERTSAIEAYGRNEEFRTISAEWRAKSMAERYVYNFDWLGRPIIQYPQDIQAIQELVWTTRPDLIIETGIAHGGSLILSASLLALLDMCDAIEAGVSFDPREAKRKVVGVDIDIRAHNRAAIEKHPMATRIEMIQGSSIDAEVIESVKALAMGHERVMVCLDSMHTHDHVLAELEAYAPLVTRGCYCVVFDTFVEELSPGFFGDRAWDVGNNPMTAVHAYTAMHPEFSIDRTMANKLMVTVAPDGFLKRL, encoded by the coding sequence ATGGACCCTGCTGAACAATTCAGATTGGAACGTACTTCTGCCATCGAAGCCTATGGCCGGAATGAGGAATTCCGGACGATTTCTGCCGAGTGGCGCGCCAAGTCAATGGCGGAGCGCTATGTCTATAATTTTGACTGGCTGGGGCGCCCGATAATCCAATATCCGCAGGATATCCAGGCGATACAGGAACTGGTGTGGACGACTCGCCCTGACCTTATTATTGAAACCGGCATAGCACATGGCGGGTCGCTTATTCTCAGCGCCTCCTTGCTTGCTCTCCTTGACATGTGTGACGCCATCGAGGCAGGTGTATCATTCGATCCCAGGGAAGCCAAGCGCAAGGTCGTTGGCGTAGATATTGACATCCGTGCGCACAACCGCGCCGCAATAGAAAAGCACCCCATGGCCACCCGGATCGAAATGATTCAGGGCTCTTCCATCGATGCAGAAGTCATAGAGTCTGTCAAAGCGCTGGCGATGGGCCACGAGAGAGTCATGGTTTGCCTCGATTCGATGCACACGCACGACCATGTCCTCGCCGAGCTAGAGGCCTATGCGCCCCTCGTAACGCGGGGCTGCTACTGCGTTGTTTTTGATACTTTCGTGGAAGAACTATCTCCCGGCTTCTTCGGAGATCGCGCTTGGGATGTAGGCAATAATCCGATGACCGCCGTTCACGCCTATACCGCCATGCACCCTGAATTCAGTATTGATCGTACGATGGCGAACAAGCTCATGGTCACGGTGGCACCGGACGGCTTTTTGAAGAGACTGTGA
- a CDS encoding class I SAM-dependent methyltransferase, with translation MNCRHCRTLLTDLFLDLATAPPSNAYLTADELAKPETYYPLRLFVCSECRLVQTDDYVEREGLFRKDYAYFSSISRTWLNHAGDYSATIIRRLGLNRDSFVIEVGSNDGYLLRNFVAAGIPCLGVEPTDSTADAAETIGIPVLRRFFGQALADELSENGTQADLIVGNNVYAHVPDINDFTRGLYTVLKPQGVVTLEFPHLMRLVEGIQFDTIYHEHFSYLSLFTVKRIFENAGLRIFDVEELSTHGGSLRVYGCRKSAKHMETPAVASLLADEKSRGMDGAEFYAAFQEKVCAAKDGLLAFLLDQKKQGKTVAGYGAAAKGNTLLNYAGVKADLLPFICDAAPAKQRKFMPGSRIPILPPQVLLENTPDFLLILPWNIAEEVKQQNAALAEKGMKFVVALPELVVT, from the coding sequence ATGAATTGTCGCCACTGTCGAACATTACTGACGGACTTGTTCCTCGATCTGGCGACTGCACCTCCCTCAAACGCCTATTTGACTGCGGACGAATTGGCAAAGCCGGAGACCTACTACCCTCTACGTCTCTTCGTTTGTTCCGAGTGCCGATTAGTGCAGACCGACGACTACGTGGAGCGCGAGGGTCTATTCCGCAAGGATTATGCATATTTCTCCTCCATTTCTAGAACTTGGCTCAACCATGCTGGCGACTATTCTGCTACGATCATTCGCCGCCTCGGACTCAACCGTGACAGCTTTGTAATCGAGGTCGGCTCCAACGACGGTTATCTGTTGAGGAACTTCGTCGCCGCCGGAATTCCCTGCTTGGGTGTCGAGCCAACCGACAGCACTGCGGATGCGGCCGAAACAATTGGGATTCCGGTTCTGCGGAGGTTCTTCGGACAGGCGCTGGCGGACGAGCTATCCGAGAATGGCACACAGGCAGATCTCATTGTGGGAAACAATGTCTATGCCCATGTGCCTGATATCAACGACTTTACGCGCGGCCTCTATACTGTGCTGAAACCTCAAGGGGTCGTCACACTGGAATTTCCGCATCTTATGCGGCTCGTGGAAGGCATTCAGTTCGATACGATATATCACGAGCATTTTTCCTATTTGTCCCTTTTCACCGTAAAGCGGATTTTTGAGAACGCGGGCCTTCGCATCTTCGATGTCGAGGAACTATCAACACATGGAGGCAGTCTGCGGGTTTATGGCTGCCGTAAGTCCGCAAAGCACATGGAGACGCCCGCTGTCGCCTCGCTACTCGCTGATGAGAAGAGCCGAGGAATGGACGGCGCGGAGTTCTATGCGGCCTTCCAGGAGAAGGTTTGTGCAGCGAAGGACGGCCTCCTTGCATTTCTCCTAGATCAGAAAAAGCAAGGCAAGACCGTGGCTGGTTACGGAGCGGCGGCGAAGGGAAACACGCTGCTCAACTATGCCGGTGTAAAAGCCGATCTCCTACCGTTTATTTGCGATGCAGCGCCTGCGAAACAAAGGAAGTTTATGCCTGGCAGCCGCATTCCTATCCTGCCGCCTCAAGTTCTTCTGGAAAACACACCAGATTTTCTGCTCATTCTGCCGTGGAACATCGCTGAGGAGGTCAAGCAGCAGAATGCTGCTCTGGCAGAAAAGGGAATGAAATTTGTAGTTGCTCTCCCCGAGTTGGTGGTTACGTGA